One Devosia lacusdianchii genomic window carries:
- a CDS encoding ABC transporter ATP-binding protein — protein sequence MTDDTLLSVKSLTKRFPGRNGRIVHAVENVSFDIRRGTTVGLVGESGSGKTTVGRSILRLVEPTSGQAIFDGTDIFALNQRDMRAWRKRLQIVFQDPYSSLNPRMRIDAILGEALDARGYPRGAARRDRIAELLTLVGLAPEYARRYPHEFSGGQRQRIGIARALAVEPDFIVADEPVSALDVSVQAQVLNLLGELQQRLGLTMLFIAHDLSVVEYLCDEVVVMYLGRIMERGPSRQVYAKPRHPYTKALLATAPVPDPTRRRTHVPLQGDIPSPIDPPSGCVFRTRCPVAIEACAQTVPPAEHLGANHHVACIRHGELV from the coding sequence ATGACCGATGACACCTTGCTCAGCGTCAAGAGCCTCACCAAGCGCTTCCCCGGCCGCAATGGCCGCATCGTCCACGCCGTTGAAAATGTGAGCTTCGACATCCGCCGCGGCACGACCGTTGGCCTGGTCGGCGAGAGCGGCTCGGGCAAGACCACCGTGGGCCGCTCCATCCTGCGGCTGGTCGAGCCGACCAGCGGCCAGGCCATTTTCGATGGCACCGATATTTTCGCGCTCAACCAGCGCGACATGCGGGCATGGCGCAAGCGGCTCCAGATCGTTTTTCAGGATCCCTATTCCAGCCTCAATCCACGCATGCGCATCGATGCCATTTTGGGCGAAGCCCTCGACGCGCGCGGCTATCCACGCGGCGCCGCGCGCCGGGATCGCATTGCCGAGTTGCTGACCCTTGTCGGGCTGGCGCCGGAATATGCGCGCCGCTACCCCCACGAATTCTCCGGCGGACAGCGGCAGCGCATCGGCATCGCCAGGGCGCTGGCGGTGGAGCCGGATTTCATCGTTGCCGACGAGCCCGTATCGGCCCTCGATGTTTCGGTGCAGGCGCAGGTGCTCAACCTGCTGGGCGAGCTCCAGCAGCGCTTGGGCCTCACCATGCTTTTCATCGCCCACGATCTCAGCGTGGTCGAATATCTCTGCGACGAAGTGGTGGTGATGTATTTGGGCCGCATCATGGAACGGGGTCCGTCGCGTCAGGTTTACGCCAAGCCGCGGCACCCCTACACCAAGGCGCTCCTCGCCACGGCCCCGGTTCCCGACCCCACCCGCAGGCGCACCCATGTGCCGCTGCAGGGCGACATTCCATCCCCGATCGACCCTCCGTCGGGCTGCGTCTTCCGTACCCGTTGCCCGGTGGCCATCGAGGCCTGCGCGCAAACCGTTCCACCCGCCGAGCATCTTGGCGCTAACCACCACGTCGCCTGCATCCGCCATGGCGAACTAGTCTGA
- a CDS encoding ABC transporter substrate-binding protein: protein MKRTALAVATTAVALLSLNGMAYAQTKGGIIDVATIGEPPTLDPMASTADLVGIVTQHIFETLYTFDAKWGATPLLAAELPTISADGMTVTIPLRTGVKFHDGNVMTAADVVASLERWTKIATRGKQAAEVITGITATDDATVTITLSKPYAPLVALLSLNNAAAIIIPAANAAQDPLEAFIGTGPYKLQERVPDQYIQLVRFDDYQSLGGEANGYGGARNQYLDEIRFVPVPDPNTRIGAAMAGQYDYVDQLPVESFQQISDGATDPVVLAPFGWPVFMMNTQEGLNSDIRVRKAIQAALAPEDMMLAAFGSEDFFSIDAAWYPEGFSWHSEVGTEAYKPTGDMETAKALLAEAGYDGKPLRILTSRQYEFHYKMALVAQAYLEAVGFKVQMDVVEWATLTTNRADPALWDIYITHSPFLPEPSLMGIMSDTSPGWWATDAKHAAVEAFNAESDPAKRAELFVDVQKVIYDEVPGYKVGNFNALAAQSPELQGVTPAPWPYFWNAYLSSQ, encoded by the coding sequence ATGAAGCGTACTGCCTTGGCAGTGGCAACGACTGCGGTTGCCTTGCTGTCTCTGAACGGAATGGCCTACGCCCAGACCAAGGGCGGCATCATCGACGTTGCCACGATTGGCGAACCGCCGACGCTCGACCCGATGGCCTCGACTGCCGACTTGGTTGGCATCGTCACCCAGCACATCTTCGAGACGCTCTACACTTTCGATGCCAAGTGGGGTGCAACGCCGCTGCTCGCCGCCGAACTCCCGACCATTTCGGCAGACGGCATGACCGTCACCATTCCGCTGCGTACCGGCGTCAAGTTCCACGATGGCAACGTCATGACCGCGGCCGACGTCGTGGCCTCGCTCGAGCGCTGGACCAAGATCGCCACCCGCGGCAAGCAGGCCGCCGAGGTGATCACCGGCATCACCGCCACCGATGACGCTACCGTCACCATCACCCTCTCCAAGCCCTACGCACCGCTGGTCGCGCTGCTGTCGCTCAACAATGCCGCCGCGATCATCATCCCGGCGGCCAATGCCGCACAGGATCCGCTGGAAGCCTTCATCGGCACCGGCCCCTACAAGCTGCAGGAACGCGTCCCAGACCAGTACATTCAGCTTGTCCGTTTCGACGACTACCAGTCGCTCGGCGGCGAGGCCAACGGCTATGGCGGCGCCCGCAACCAGTATCTCGACGAAATCCGCTTCGTCCCTGTTCCCGATCCGAACACGCGTATCGGCGCGGCCATGGCCGGCCAGTACGACTATGTCGATCAGCTGCCGGTGGAATCCTTCCAGCAGATCAGCGACGGCGCGACCGACCCGGTTGTGCTGGCTCCGTTCGGCTGGCCGGTGTTCATGATGAACACCCAGGAGGGCCTCAACTCCGATATCCGCGTTCGCAAGGCCATCCAGGCAGCGCTCGCCCCTGAAGACATGATGCTGGCCGCTTTCGGCTCGGAAGACTTCTTCTCGATCGACGCCGCCTGGTATCCGGAAGGCTTCAGCTGGCACAGCGAAGTCGGCACCGAGGCCTACAAACCAACGGGAGACATGGAAACCGCCAAGGCCCTGCTGGCCGAAGCCGGTTACGATGGCAAGCCGTTGCGCATCCTGACCAGCCGTCAGTATGAGTTCCACTACAAGATGGCGCTGGTGGCCCAGGCCTATCTCGAAGCCGTCGGCTTCAAGGTGCAGATGGACGTGGTCGAGTGGGCCACGCTCACCACCAACCGCGCCGATCCGGCGCTCTGGGACATCTACATCACCCACAGCCCGTTCCTGCCCGAGCCGTCCCTGATGGGCATCATGTCGGATACTTCGCCGGGCTGGTGGGCAACCGACGCCAAGCACGCTGCCGTCGAAGCCTTCAACGCCGAGAGCGACCCGGCCAAGCGCGCCGAACTGTTCGTCGACGTCCAGAAGGTCATCTACGACGAGGTGCCCGGCTACAAGGTGGGCAATTTCAATGCCCTGGCCGCCCAGTCGCCCGAACTGCAGGGCGTGACGCCCGCGCCGTGGCCCTATTTCTGGAACGCCTATCTGTCCTCCCAGTAG
- a CDS encoding LacI family DNA-binding transcriptional regulator — MTIRTVAEHSGVSVAAVSKVLRNAYGVSAALRAKVEASIAELNYRPSAAARGMRGQTYTIGVLMADIRNPFFPQLIDGIDDVLAGTQYVPLIGIGRGSASVESTIVNALIDRQMDGLIMIGQRLDAAELEAVARATPVVVIGHHEPTATAYDSANNDDRRGGALVVEHLLAQGYQRPAMITLGRANLGRVDVSQERELGYKAAMRAAGLAHYSRIAPADDGLDDVTATVRALLESPEPPDAIFGWADYYALEVLSAVRSLGRRVPEDVGVIGYDNSPPCAFTQNNLTSIDQAGREVAREATRMLLSRIGGRTTAEHYVKLPVVSARGSTLRDG, encoded by the coding sequence GTGACCATTCGCACCGTCGCGGAGCACTCCGGCGTCTCGGTGGCGGCGGTTTCCAAGGTGCTGCGCAACGCCTATGGCGTCAGCGCCGCCCTGCGCGCCAAGGTGGAAGCCTCCATCGCCGAGCTGAACTATCGTCCGAGCGCTGCGGCGCGCGGCATGCGTGGCCAGACCTACACGATCGGCGTGTTGATGGCCGATATCCGGAACCCGTTCTTTCCGCAGCTCATCGACGGCATCGACGACGTCCTGGCCGGCACGCAATATGTGCCGTTGATCGGCATTGGCCGCGGCTCGGCGTCGGTTGAGTCCACCATCGTCAACGCCTTGATCGACCGCCAGATGGACGGCCTGATCATGATCGGCCAGCGTCTTGACGCGGCCGAGCTTGAAGCCGTCGCGCGGGCCACGCCTGTGGTTGTCATCGGCCACCACGAGCCGACCGCAACCGCCTACGATTCCGCCAATAACGACGATCGGCGCGGGGGCGCCCTGGTGGTGGAGCACTTGCTGGCGCAGGGTTATCAGCGCCCCGCAATGATCACGCTGGGTCGGGCCAATCTGGGCCGCGTCGACGTCTCTCAGGAGCGCGAACTCGGCTACAAGGCCGCTATGCGCGCCGCAGGCCTTGCCCATTACAGCCGTATCGCACCGGCAGACGATGGGCTCGATGACGTGACCGCGACGGTGCGGGCTTTGCTCGAGAGTCCGGAGCCACCGGACGCGATCTTCGGCTGGGCGGATTATTATGCTCTCGAAGTGCTAAGCGCCGTGCGTTCGCTTGGCCGACGCGTGCCAGAGGATGTCGGCGTCATCGGCTACGACAATTCCCCGCCCTGCGCTTTCACCCAGAATAATCTGACCAGCATCGATCAGGCCGGGCGCGAAGTGGCTCGCGAGGCGACCCGCATGCTGCTCAGTCGCATCGGCGGGCGCACCACTGCCGAGCATTATGTAAAATTGCCGGTCGTCAGCGCCCGAGGCAGTACCCTCCGCGACGGCTAG
- a CDS encoding ABC transporter permease yields the protein MVRSALNRILGMLIVMALVVTIVFVIVRVTPGDPAAVMLGPDATAADIESLRERLGLNASIPQQFVTYVGGILRGDFGQSIFLNMPVTEALMQRAEPTFFLTIFSLLIATVIALPVGVLSAYWRGSIFDQAATTLAMFAASIPSFWLGLILMQFFAVKLGWFDTSGYGGPGASFAERMHHLVLPAVTLGLISSALITRFTRASMLDVLNDDYVRTARSKGMSEWRVVVKHALKNALIPILTVVGLTAALLISGAIVTETVFGLPGVGSLIVSAVLRRDYPLIQGALLVVAGLYVLVNFVIDMLYLIVDPRVRY from the coding sequence ATGGTTCGTTCTGCACTCAATCGTATCCTGGGCATGCTGATCGTGATGGCGCTGGTGGTCACCATCGTCTTCGTCATCGTGCGTGTTACGCCAGGCGACCCCGCCGCCGTCATGCTGGGTCCGGACGCGACCGCGGCCGACATCGAAAGCCTCCGCGAGCGGCTGGGCCTCAATGCCTCCATTCCGCAGCAGTTCGTCACCTATGTGGGCGGCATCCTGCGGGGTGATTTCGGGCAGTCGATCTTCCTCAACATGCCGGTGACCGAGGCGCTGATGCAGCGCGCGGAACCGACGTTCTTCCTCACCATCTTCTCGCTGCTGATCGCCACCGTGATCGCCCTGCCCGTCGGTGTGCTGTCGGCCTACTGGCGCGGTTCGATCTTCGATCAGGCAGCCACCACGCTGGCAATGTTTGCGGCCTCCATTCCGAGTTTCTGGCTGGGCCTGATCCTCATGCAGTTCTTCGCGGTCAAGCTGGGCTGGTTCGACACGTCGGGTTATGGCGGCCCCGGCGCCAGCTTCGCCGAGCGCATGCACCACCTCGTGCTGCCCGCCGTGACGCTGGGACTGATCAGTTCCGCCCTGATCACCCGCTTCACCCGCGCCTCGATGCTCGACGTGCTCAACGATGACTATGTCCGCACCGCCCGCTCCAAGGGCATGAGCGAATGGCGCGTGGTGGTGAAGCATGCCCTCAAGAATGCGCTCATCCCCATTCTCACCGTCGTCGGCCTGACCGCCGCGCTGCTCATCTCCGGCGCCATCGTCACCGAGACGGTGTTCGGCCTGCCCGGGGTCGGGAGCCTCATCGTCTCGGCCGTCCTGCGTCGCGATTATCCGCTGATCCAGGGCGCTTTGCTGGTCGTCGCCGGCCTCTACGTGCTGGTCAATTTTGTCATCGACATGCTCTACCTCATCGTCGATCCGCGGGTGCGCTACTGA
- a CDS encoding ABC transporter ATP-binding protein, producing the protein MASDTILSVRDLKTWFVGKRLTAKAVDGVTFDLKRGKTLAVVGESGSGKSVTSLSVMGLLAKPGRIVSGEALFRDRAGKVHDLAQFSPRQFRAIRGNEIAMIFQEPMTSLNPLYTVGDQIGEMIALHTPLNRTDARARALEMLRHVEIPDAARRLDDYPHQMSGGMRQRVMIAMALSCNPSLLIADEPTTALDVTIQAQILDLLQRLQAQFGMSILFITHNLGVVAEIAHDVVVMYGGRVVEQAPVNSLFAHQTHPYTKGLLACTPDATRDLGTDGERRALYSIPGSVPPITNLPPGCAFEPRCAMAIEACRTALPALVPAGPDTFSRCLRSHEL; encoded by the coding sequence ATGGCATCCGACACCATCCTATCGGTCCGCGACCTCAAGACCTGGTTCGTGGGCAAGCGCCTCACCGCCAAAGCGGTCGATGGCGTCACCTTCGATCTCAAGCGCGGCAAGACGCTGGCGGTTGTCGGCGAGTCCGGGTCGGGCAAATCCGTCACCAGCCTCTCCGTCATGGGGCTCCTGGCCAAGCCTGGGCGGATCGTCAGCGGCGAGGCCCTGTTTCGGGATCGCGCCGGCAAAGTTCACGACCTGGCGCAGTTCTCCCCGAGGCAGTTTCGTGCCATCCGCGGCAACGAGATCGCCATGATCTTCCAGGAGCCGATGACCTCGCTCAATCCGCTCTACACCGTGGGCGACCAGATCGGCGAGATGATCGCGCTGCACACGCCGCTCAACCGCACCGACGCACGCGCCCGCGCACTCGAAATGCTCCGGCATGTTGAAATCCCCGACGCCGCGCGCCGTCTCGATGACTATCCGCATCAGATGTCGGGTGGCATGCGCCAGCGCGTCATGATCGCCATGGCGCTGAGCTGCAACCCATCGCTGCTGATTGCCGACGAGCCGACCACCGCGCTCGACGTTACCATCCAGGCGCAGATCCTCGACCTGCTGCAGCGCCTGCAGGCCCAGTTCGGCATGTCGATCCTGTTCATCACCCACAATCTGGGGGTGGTGGCCGAGATCGCCCATGACGTGGTGGTCATGTATGGCGGCCGCGTGGTCGAGCAGGCGCCGGTCAATAGTCTCTTCGCCCACCAGACCCACCCTTACACCAAGGGTCTGCTTGCCTGCACCCCCGATGCCACGCGCGATCTGGGCACCGATGGCGAGCGCCGGGCGCTCTACTCTATTCCGGGCTCGGTGCCCCCCATCACCAACCTGCCGCCCGGCTGCGCGTTCGAGCCGCGTTGCGCCATGGCAATCGAGGCTTGCCGCACCGCCCTGCCCGCGCTGGTCCCGGCGGGACCAGACACCTTTTCGCGCTGTCTACGGAGCCACGAGCTATGA
- a CDS encoding RidA family protein, with the protein MSISELAKRPDATPYDRLAALGIVLPAAPSPIANFVTHVAEGKLLFLSGQGPTEADGRLHTGKVGGGVSVESAYAHARLTGINLIAVMQAALGDLGRVRRIVKLLGMVNATPDFTDHPAVIDGCSDLMRDVFGSIGMHARSAVGFGSLPNQITVEIEAVIAFD; encoded by the coding sequence ATGAGCATTTCCGAGCTTGCCAAGCGCCCGGATGCCACGCCTTACGATCGCCTTGCGGCCCTGGGCATCGTACTGCCCGCAGCACCCTCGCCGATCGCCAATTTCGTCACCCATGTTGCCGAGGGCAAGTTGCTGTTCCTCTCCGGCCAGGGGCCGACCGAGGCCGATGGGCGCCTTCATACCGGCAAGGTCGGTGGCGGGGTTTCGGTCGAGTCCGCCTATGCGCATGCGCGCCTCACCGGCATCAATCTCATCGCGGTCATGCAGGCCGCTTTGGGCGATCTCGGCCGGGTCCGCCGCATCGTCAAGCTGCTCGGCATGGTCAATGCCACGCCCGACTTTACCGACCACCCTGCCGTCATCGATGGCTGCTCGGACCTGATGCGTGACGTCTTCGGCAGCATCGGCATGCATGCGCGTTCGGCCGTGGGCTTCGGCTCGCTGCCCAATCAGATTACGGTCGAGATCGAAGCCGTCATCGCCTTTGACTGA
- a CDS encoding ABC transporter permease — MAAVAQSGFREPNLLMKMASRPTAMAGLLILIAMVVLSLLAPVITPYDPAQLAVRNRMLPPSWVNLFGTDDLGRDVFTRVLYSGRTSIAVGFAVVIFSSIIGVFLGLMAGFFRRLDAPVSRLIDAMMAFPDILLAIALVAALGASATNVVIALGVVYAPRLARVVRASTLVIRELPYVEAARALGVPTHVTLVRHVLRNVTSPLLVQATFIFANAILAEAGLSFLGVGISPDIPTWGTMISVGRQYLEQAPWIMWFPGGAIIVAVLSLQLVGDGLRDFLDPRLAKDV; from the coding sequence ATGGCTGCTGTTGCACAAAGCGGGTTCCGCGAACCCAATCTGCTCATGAAGATGGCAAGCCGCCCGACCGCTATGGCCGGGTTGCTGATCCTGATAGCCATGGTGGTGCTGTCGCTCCTGGCACCGGTGATTACGCCCTATGACCCGGCGCAACTGGCGGTCCGCAACCGCATGCTGCCGCCGAGCTGGGTCAATCTGTTCGGCACCGACGATCTTGGCCGCGACGTGTTTACCCGCGTCCTCTATTCGGGACGCACCTCGATTGCCGTCGGCTTTGCCGTGGTCATCTTCTCGTCGATCATCGGCGTCTTCCTGGGCCTGATGGCCGGCTTCTTCCGCCGGCTCGATGCCCCGGTGTCCCGCCTGATCGACGCCATGATGGCCTTCCCCGATATCCTGTTGGCCATCGCCCTGGTGGCCGCGCTCGGTGCCTCCGCCACCAACGTCGTTATCGCGCTCGGCGTCGTCTATGCCCCGCGCCTGGCCCGCGTCGTTCGCGCCTCGACGCTGGTGATCCGCGAACTGCCTTACGTCGAAGCGGCTCGTGCGCTCGGCGTTCCCACCCATGTCACTCTGGTGCGCCACGTCCTTCGCAACGTCACTTCGCCGCTGCTGGTGCAGGCCACCTTCATCTTCGCCAACGCGATTCTGGCCGAGGCCGGCCTCTCCTTCCTGGGCGTCGGCATCTCGCCTGATATCCCGACCTGGGGCACGATGATTTCCGTGGGCCGCCAGTATCTCGAGCAGGCACCCTGGATCATGTGGTTCCCCGGCGGCGCCATCATCGTCGCGGTTCTCTCGCTGCAACTGGTCGGCGACGGCCTCCGCGACTTCCTCGACCCGCGTCTCGCCAAGGATGTGTGA
- a CDS encoding alpha-L-rhamnosidase yields the protein MIAPLADRGVGTPASFVRKTFVLPEVSGNEVLHISALGLYRCFINGQRVGNDLLTPGWTSYHERLSYQTYPVGNLVVPGENIITIWLADGWLRSPLMWGKHPIVNTWGDKIAAIAELHADAGGDDVLLVTDASWESGELPIRKSGIYFGEIFDARIPLVVSAGTAALDYDTSPLIAHETTPVREMAPLPPVKSWQDAEGRIVHDFGQNLGGYVAYTVTGEPGATVTVEHAEVLDQDGNFYNGNFRTAAARTEYTLNGQGEEHYRPYFTFQGYRYARVTVTGKATVAAIESVPISSITEQTASFTSGSKLVDRLVLNTLWSQRSNFIEVPTDCPQRDERLGWTGDAQVFAGTAAYLGDVHGFLTKWVRDLIVDQREDGAIPHVSPDPTRQDPSHYPGFFGSTGWGDAIAIVPWQLYLHYGDTSILREALPAMTKWVDFVWSISNGPIVNPPREWGGRGFSFGDWLQPSGPSAKPLPTIGDDAAATIYLFITSSLVARIARITGDTALAERMETMAAAVKAAFAREFITASGRLAYDDQTSYALALLHDLVPPEHVEAAKRYFKATIARSDGRIGTGFIGTPALLPALVKIGEIGLAADVFLQEEVPGWLYQVKMGATTIWERWDAIQPDGSIYNPQMNSYNHYAYGAVCQWLLEGVAGFRPDESDPGFATIIFEPTIIAELSPVKASHESPKGPIAASWTAEGEIVRYEVDVPAGTRGLLRLRPDYRDVLVDGAAWDGQGEHALAAGHHVITFTYTPVPRRVRADNGINARTP from the coding sequence ATGATCGCGCCACTGGCAGACCGGGGTGTGGGCACGCCGGCAAGTTTCGTGCGCAAGACATTCGTGCTGCCCGAAGTGTCGGGGAACGAGGTGCTGCATATCAGCGCGCTCGGGCTCTACCGCTGCTTCATCAATGGCCAGCGGGTCGGCAACGACCTGCTGACGCCAGGTTGGACGTCCTACCACGAGCGGCTGTCCTACCAGACCTATCCGGTCGGCAACCTGGTGGTGCCGGGTGAGAACATCATCACCATCTGGCTGGCCGATGGCTGGCTGCGCTCGCCGCTGATGTGGGGCAAGCACCCCATCGTCAACACCTGGGGCGACAAGATCGCGGCTATCGCCGAGTTGCATGCCGATGCCGGCGGGGATGACGTTCTGCTCGTCACCGACGCCAGTTGGGAGAGCGGCGAACTGCCGATCCGCAAGTCGGGCATCTACTTCGGCGAAATCTTCGATGCGCGCATCCCGCTGGTCGTGAGCGCCGGTACGGCTGCGCTGGACTACGACACATCGCCGCTCATCGCGCACGAAACGACGCCGGTGCGGGAAATGGCGCCGCTACCCCCGGTCAAGAGCTGGCAGGATGCCGAAGGCCGCATCGTTCACGATTTCGGCCAGAACCTGGGCGGCTATGTCGCCTACACTGTCACCGGCGAGCCCGGCGCGACCGTCACGGTCGAGCATGCCGAAGTCCTCGATCAGGACGGCAACTTCTACAACGGCAATTTCCGCACCGCCGCGGCGCGTACGGAATACACGCTGAACGGTCAGGGCGAGGAGCACTATCGGCCGTACTTCACCTTCCAGGGCTATCGCTATGCGCGGGTGACCGTGACTGGCAAGGCGACGGTGGCGGCCATCGAGTCGGTGCCGATCAGCTCGATCACCGAGCAGACCGCCAGCTTCACCTCGGGCAGCAAACTCGTCGACCGGCTGGTGCTCAATACGCTGTGGTCCCAGCGCTCGAACTTCATCGAGGTGCCCACCGATTGCCCTCAGCGTGACGAGCGCCTGGGCTGGACCGGCGACGCGCAGGTCTTCGCCGGAACGGCCGCATACCTGGGCGACGTGCATGGGTTCCTCACCAAATGGGTCCGCGACCTGATCGTCGATCAGCGCGAGGATGGCGCGATACCGCATGTGTCGCCCGATCCGACCCGGCAAGATCCGAGCCACTATCCAGGCTTCTTCGGCAGCACCGGCTGGGGCGACGCCATCGCCATCGTGCCGTGGCAGCTCTACCTGCATTATGGCGATACCAGCATCCTGCGCGAAGCCCTGCCGGCGATGACCAAGTGGGTGGATTTCGTCTGGTCCATCAGCAATGGCCCGATCGTCAATCCACCGCGCGAATGGGGTGGACGTGGCTTTTCCTTCGGCGACTGGCTGCAGCCATCCGGTCCCTCGGCCAAGCCATTGCCCACGATCGGCGACGATGCGGCGGCGACCATCTACCTGTTCATCACCTCAAGCCTCGTTGCGCGCATCGCCCGCATCACCGGCGACACGGCCCTGGCGGAACGGATGGAGACGATGGCGGCAGCGGTGAAGGCGGCGTTTGCCCGCGAATTCATCACCGCGTCCGGGCGCCTGGCCTATGACGACCAGACCTCCTATGCGCTGGCTCTGCTGCACGACCTGGTCCCACCAGAGCATGTCGAGGCCGCCAAGCGCTACTTCAAGGCGACCATTGCCCGCTCGGACGGCCGTATCGGAACCGGCTTTATCGGCACCCCGGCGCTGTTGCCGGCGCTGGTCAAGATCGGCGAAATCGGCCTCGCCGCCGACGTGTTCCTCCAGGAGGAGGTGCCGGGCTGGCTCTACCAGGTCAAGATGGGCGCCACCACGATCTGGGAGCGCTGGGATGCCATCCAGCCGGATGGAAGCATCTACAATCCGCAGATGAATTCCTACAATCACTACGCCTATGGCGCGGTGTGCCAGTGGTTGCTTGAAGGCGTCGCCGGCTTCCGGCCGGACGAGAGCGATCCGGGCTTCGCCACCATCATCTTCGAGCCCACCATTATCGCCGAACTATCCCCGGTTAAGGCCAGTCACGAGAGCCCGAAGGGCCCGATCGCTGCAAGCTGGACGGCAGAGGGCGAAATCGTCCGCTATGAAGTCGACGTTCCCGCCGGCACGCGCGGCCTCCTCCGGCTGCGACCGGACTACCGGGACGTCCTTGTCGATGGTGCAGCGTGGGACGGGCAGGGGGAACATGCCCTCGCCGCAGGCCATCATGTCATCACCTTCACCTATACGCCGGTGCCCCGCAGGGTGCGGGCCGACAATGGCATCAACGCCCGCACGCCCTGA
- a CDS encoding amidohydrolase/deacetylase family metallohydrolase — translation MFDNRFKLQAQGLLIKGARPVGFGQPNLPDLVDVLVDANGTIRDLGPSISAESFRPVTANGAWISPGWTDLHAHVWYGGTDISIRPEQAGAERGVTTIVDAGSAGEANFHGLREFIIEPARENVYAFLNLGSIGLVACNRVTELQDMRSIDIDRTIGVIKENRDIIVGLKVRASAVISGGWDLVPLKLAKKLSRILDLPVMVHVGEPPPLYDDVLGLLTEGDIVTHCFNGKQGGSIIEDEDLYQLAEEASRRGIVLDVGHGGASFSFDVGKAALARGLKPTTISTDLHNRSMDTSVWDMATTMSKLLSLGMSMEDVVVASSTAPKRAIGKPADDLLAIGKPAEFTLFELENTDLVVADSQGTRSTLHQTFEPRYAILGAEAVAARRHQPEPGHSCPHCGGPA, via the coding sequence ATGTTCGATAACCGCTTCAAACTCCAGGCCCAGGGCCTGCTGATCAAGGGCGCTAGGCCGGTCGGCTTCGGCCAACCGAACCTGCCTGACCTCGTGGACGTTCTGGTCGACGCCAACGGCACCATCCGCGACCTCGGCCCGTCCATTTCGGCCGAGAGCTTCCGTCCCGTCACCGCCAACGGCGCCTGGATCAGCCCTGGCTGGACCGATCTCCACGCCCATGTCTGGTATGGCGGTACCGATATCTCGATCCGCCCCGAGCAGGCCGGCGCCGAGCGCGGCGTCACCACCATTGTCGATGCCGGATCGGCCGGCGAAGCCAACTTCCACGGCCTGCGCGAGTTCATCATCGAACCCGCCCGCGAGAACGTCTACGCCTTCCTCAACCTCGGCTCGATCGGCCTCGTCGCCTGCAACCGCGTCACCGAGTTGCAGGACATGCGCTCGATCGACATCGATCGCACCATCGGCGTCATCAAGGAAAACCGCGATATCATCGTCGGCCTCAAGGTCCGTGCCAGCGCAGTGATCTCCGGCGGTTGGGATCTGGTGCCGCTCAAGCTCGCCAAGAAGCTCAGCCGCATCCTCGACCTGCCCGTCATGGTCCATGTCGGCGAGCCGCCGCCGCTCTATGATGACGTGCTGGGCCTGCTGACCGAGGGCGACATTGTCACCCATTGCTTCAATGGCAAGCAGGGCGGTTCCATCATCGAGGACGAAGACCTCTACCAACTCGCCGAAGAGGCCAGCCGTCGCGGCATCGTTCTGGACGTGGGCCATGGCGGCGCCTCGTTCTCCTTCGACGTCGGCAAGGCGGCACTGGCACGGGGGCTCAAGCCCACCACCATCTCGACCGACCTGCACAATCGCTCCATGGACACCTCGGTGTGGGACATGGCGACGACGATGAGCAAGCTGCTCTCGCTCGGCATGAGTATGGAAGACGTGGTCGTGGCCTCCTCCACCGCACCCAAGCGCGCCATCGGCAAGCCGGCGGACGATCTGCTGGCCATCGGCAAGCCGGCGGAGTTCACGCTGTTCGAGCTGGAAAACACCGACCTAGTGGTCGCCGACAGCCAGGGAACGCGCAGCACGCTGCACCAGACGTTCGAACCGCGCTACGCCATTCTGGGTGCCGAGGCCGTCGCGGCCCGCCGCCATCAGCCCGAACCGGGGCACAGCTGCCCACACTGCGGGGGACCGGCATGA